One Timaviella obliquedivisa GSE-PSE-MK23-08B DNA window includes the following coding sequences:
- the accD gene encoding acetyl-CoA carboxylase, carboxyltransferase subunit beta, which yields MSLFDWFANRKKSEPMNQASQEREIADGLWSKCPECAVLTYTKDLRTNQMVCLECGYHTRVFSDERIQQLIDAGTWQPMDEDIRPVDPLKFRDRKAYGDRLRETQEKTGLTDAVKTGLGQLEGLPVGLGVMDFRFMGGSMGSVVGEKLTRMIERSTRERVPVIIVCASGGARMQEGMLSLMQMAKISAALERHREERLLYVPVLTHPTTGGVTASFAMLGDVIVAEPKATIAFAGRRVVEQTLREKLPDDFQTSEYLLSHGFVDVIVPRTQLKKTLAQLVLLHQPQTHPPAHLPKFMPIALEKSVVGDSLA from the coding sequence ATGTCTTTATTTGACTGGTTTGCCAACCGCAAGAAATCTGAACCCATGAACCAAGCTTCGCAAGAGCGCGAGATTGCGGATGGGTTGTGGAGCAAATGTCCAGAGTGCGCGGTGCTGACCTACACCAAAGATTTACGGACAAATCAGATGGTTTGTTTAGAGTGCGGCTACCATACCCGAGTGTTTAGTGATGAACGCATTCAACAGTTGATTGATGCGGGCACTTGGCAGCCCATGGATGAAGATATCCGCCCTGTCGATCCACTGAAGTTTCGAGATCGGAAGGCTTATGGCGATCGCCTGCGTGAAACCCAAGAAAAAACGGGGCTAACAGATGCCGTAAAAACAGGACTGGGACAACTAGAAGGTCTGCCCGTGGGCTTGGGGGTGATGGACTTTCGGTTTATGGGCGGCAGTATGGGTTCTGTGGTGGGTGAGAAGTTAACCCGCATGATTGAGCGATCGACGCGGGAACGGGTGCCTGTCATCATTGTTTGTGCATCAGGGGGGGCACGAATGCAGGAAGGAATGCTGAGCCTCATGCAAATGGCTAAAATTTCGGCAGCCTTGGAGCGGCATCGGGAAGAGCGTTTGCTGTATGTACCAGTCTTAACTCACCCGACGACAGGCGGTGTAACGGCAAGTTTTGCCATGCTGGGCGATGTGATTGTGGCGGAACCAAAGGCAACGATCGCTTTTGCAGGGCGGCGAGTCGTAGAACAAACGCTGCGGGAGAAATTACCTGATGATTTTCAAACCTCTGAGTATCTTCTCAGTCATGGGTTTGTTGATGTCATTGTGCCACGGACTCAGTTGAAGAAAACGCTGGCTCAACTCGTGCTTTTGCATCAGCCCCAAACTCATCCGCCTGCTCACTTACCCAAATTTATGCCGATCGCGTTGGAAAAGTCGGTGGTGGGCGATAGTCTGGCATGA
- a CDS encoding prepilin peptidase, whose protein sequence is MEVVVSGLVTLLIFVFGAAIGSFLNVVIYRIPAGRSLLHPPSQCPQCSHQLQPYDNVPVLGWLWLKGRCRYCQTSISMRYPLVESATGCLFLLTFWAASEDSADFLLPAVGKWIFFSWLLALALIDWDTMTLPNSLTQSGLVVGLGFQMIVGWATAGWGGAASHLLGGVLGAVVGIWVFDLITILGSIAFGQTAMGGGDAKLAAMMGAWLGWKLLLLAGFLACAIGAFVGGGAIAMGLLSRRQPMPFGPLLALAAVLVAFFGEAMLSTYVHLFFPTI, encoded by the coding sequence ATGGAAGTAGTGGTTTCGGGATTGGTGACGCTGCTAATTTTTGTATTTGGGGCGGCGATCGGCAGTTTTCTCAATGTCGTAATTTATCGGATTCCAGCAGGGCGATCGCTGCTGCACCCGCCGTCTCAGTGTCCTCAGTGTTCACATCAATTGCAGCCTTATGACAACGTGCCTGTATTGGGGTGGCTTTGGCTGAAAGGGCGTTGTCGATATTGCCAGACTTCGATTTCAATGCGCTATCCATTAGTAGAGTCGGCGACAGGATGCCTGTTTCTGTTGACATTTTGGGCAGCGTCTGAAGACTCAGCCGATTTTTTGTTGCCTGCTGTTGGCAAGTGGATCTTTTTTAGCTGGTTGTTGGCACTGGCGTTGATTGACTGGGACACTATGACCCTGCCAAATTCTCTGACTCAGTCTGGGTTAGTAGTGGGACTCGGGTTTCAAATGATTGTAGGTTGGGCAACTGCGGGTTGGGGCGGGGCGGCGAGTCATCTTTTAGGGGGCGTGTTGGGAGCCGTGGTAGGAATCTGGGTGTTTGATTTAATTACAATTTTGGGATCGATCGCCTTTGGACAAACGGCAATGGGCGGTGGCGATGCGAAGCTGGCGGCAATGATGGGAGCTTGGTTAGGTTGGAAGTTGCTCTTGCTAGCAGGGTTTTTGGCTTGTGCAATCGGGGCATTTGTGGGCGGTGGGGCGATCGCCATGGGGCTGCTGAGCCGTCGTCAACCGATGCCTTTTGGTCCTCTTTTAGCCCTGGCTGCAGTATTAGTAGCATTTTTTGGAGAAGCAATGCTGTCTACTTATGTGCATTTATTTTTTCCAACCATTTAG